In a single window of the Planctomycetia bacterium genome:
- a CDS encoding YgiT-type zinc finger protein, giving the protein MTCLHCRGKMVRGHAPFQVDREDYHLILDHVPAWVCGQCGEAYFEPSEVDLIQDAINALDERTRRLAASA; this is encoded by the coding sequence ATGACTTGCTTGCATTGTCGCGGGAAAATGGTCCGAGGCCATGCGCCCTTCCAGGTGGATCGAGAGGATTACCATCTTATCCTCGATCACGTCCCGGCTTGGGTTTGCGGTCAGTGCGGCGAGGCCTACTTCGAGCCGTCAGAAGTCGATCTGATTCAAGACGCCATTAACGCGCTCGACGAACGCACCAGAAGGCTCGCCGCCTCAGCCTAG